From a single Lactococcus allomyrinae genomic region:
- a CDS encoding WxL domain-containing protein: MKKAITLSASTLALFVAGATGVSAVSAASVTATQWNSTGTVAFTENTTTPPDVTNPEVPGEPGPGGTPGALAIDYASDLDFGTHEISASQATYYANPDSTAFSTPVAAFVEMHDLRGLGTGNATQLTVTQLAQFTNGTSDLNGAALSFSAGTGVNAGGGSYVPTSVAGFTLTPGNAQNVMSTDGTVGQYLTSYGQASDYEGTEVGGPISLSVPSGSAVAGNYTATLQWDLTTAP, translated from the coding sequence ATGAAAAAAGCAATTACGCTTTCCGCATCAACTCTTGCTCTTTTTGTAGCAGGAGCAACAGGAGTTTCAGCAGTATCTGCAGCTTCAGTTACCGCTACTCAATGGAATTCAACTGGAACAGTTGCATTCACAGAAAATACGACAACACCACCAGATGTTACAAATCCAGAAGTTCCAGGAGAACCTGGTCCTGGAGGTACACCGGGTGCTTTGGCGATTGACTATGCTTCGGATCTTGATTTTGGTACGCACGAGATCTCAGCTTCACAAGCGACTTATTATGCAAATCCAGATTCAACAGCATTTAGTACACCAGTTGCAGCATTTGTAGAAATGCATGACCTCCGTGGTTTAGGAACAGGAAATGCTACACAATTGACAGTTACTCAGTTGGCACAATTTACTAACGGTACATCTGATTTAAATGGTGCTGCTTTGAGCTTCTCAGCAGGTACTGGTGTGAATGCTGGTGGTGGTTCTTATGTTCCAACAAGTGTTGCAGGTTTCACATTGACTCCAGGCAATGCTCAAAATGTAATGTCAACAGATGGTACGGTTGGACAATACTTAACAAGTTATGGTCAAGCTTCAGATTATGAAGGAACTGAAGTTGGAGGGCCAATCTCTCTAAGCGTTCCTTCTGGTTCAGCTGTGGCAGGTAATTATACAGCAACTCTCCAATGGGATTTGACAACAGCGCCTTAA
- a CDS encoding helix-turn-helix domain-containing protein, with amino-acid sequence MDKNYGAVFKILRLQKGFSIKELTDSNISQSTLSRFENGQVNLSIDKFFHLLSKMNLSPQEYFTRLEETTGTSYSISMLNIITALDNRNYLEIETFLKNLERQGHGAPISRSLQLQITSIKALLHQIDSNYKIDEREIFNLKQYLLSTKTWGEFEIQLCGRAFYLFDTADLRLFLQRLLDPFNYSVVTFNIRLYTYIALVNLTDTLLYKQEYDLLDRVEKYLSVNPFPEHYIFQKGTLQFKLALFHFYTKDKGEALLEMHEIVTAFKVLGAEAFASRLREQIPEFDTENFNQE; translated from the coding sequence ATGGATAAAAATTATGGTGCTGTTTTTAAAATTCTCCGATTACAAAAGGGATTCTCAATTAAGGAATTGACCGATAGTAATATTTCTCAATCTACATTATCTCGATTTGAAAATGGACAAGTGAATCTCTCAATTGATAAGTTTTTTCACCTTCTATCAAAAATGAATCTTTCGCCTCAGGAGTACTTTACTCGCTTAGAGGAAACGACTGGAACCTCTTATTCAATCTCAATGCTTAATATTATTACTGCACTTGACAATAGAAATTATCTTGAAATTGAAACATTTTTAAAAAATTTAGAGCGACAAGGGCATGGTGCTCCTATTTCCCGCAGCCTCCAACTACAGATAACAAGCATTAAAGCACTCCTTCATCAGATTGATTCCAATTATAAAATTGATGAGAGAGAAATTTTTAATCTTAAACAATACTTACTTTCTACAAAAACTTGGGGAGAGTTTGAAATCCAGCTTTGTGGCAGAGCCTTTTATCTTTTCGATACAGCAGATTTACGATTATTTTTACAGCGCTTATTAGATCCTTTCAACTATTCAGTTGTGACATTCAATATTCGTTTATACACTTATATCGCTTTAGTGAATCTTACTGACACATTACTTTATAAACAAGAATATGACCTTTTAGACAGAGTAGAAAAGTATCTGAGCGTCAATCCATTTCCAGAACACTATATTTTCCAAAAAGGTACCCTACAATTTAAATTAGCGCTTTTTCATTTTTATACAAAAGATAAGGGGGAAGCATTATTAGAAATGCATGAGATTGTAACTGCTTTCAAGGTGCTGGGTGCTGAAGCTTTTGCTTCTCGTTTAAGGGAGCAAATTCCCGAGTTTGATACGGAGAATTTTAATCAAGAATAA
- the menD gene encoding 2-succinyl-5-enolpyruvyl-6-hydroxy-3-cyclohexene-1-carboxylic-acid synthase — protein MTNEYLAPFVDELFNLGVREAVFSPGSRSTALAMLFEEYQQYDTYVDIDERSAAFFALGIAKAKHRPVVLVCTSGSAGAHHFPAITEAKASRIPLIVLTADRPSELQFVGAPQTADQTRFFGHFVNHYENLETPQETNFWTYPRKVAQRAFLAAMGNAAGPVQINVPLRDPLVPELNPKYYEKGRSAHAFRVSAGKMTTSFDEKIFTDKTLILAGPDANADADSHHAILKLAEQLNAPALADPLSNLRQSNHPNIIDSYDAFLTNAELKMTLKPELILLFGQIPVSKRVQQFIQLHADSEFVQVDPSLSYRNPSQTTTYMVQSDAKTFAESVQFANTDTAYLSKWQTAQQQMREKLDTVINESESFEGRFVVQLQENFPENGQMLVSNSMEIRDVDYWWQKGKSTAKLFGNRGVNGIDGTESTALGLSTTGLPTVLLTGDLSMLHDLNGLIIGKTHALNLTIVLFNNDGGGIFHHLAQKGVPNFDYLFSTPHGLDFSALSVLTGLDYHLVDSYDDFDQIFRRSVSTDGIHLLEIKTDKDRSLALHKKYTEK, from the coding sequence ATGACTAATGAATATTTGGCTCCTTTTGTAGACGAGCTATTTAATTTGGGAGTGCGCGAAGCAGTGTTTAGTCCTGGTTCACGCTCAACAGCGCTCGCTATGCTTTTTGAAGAATATCAACAATATGATACTTATGTTGATATTGATGAACGTTCTGCCGCTTTTTTTGCTCTGGGTATTGCTAAGGCAAAGCATCGTCCTGTTGTACTTGTTTGTACTTCTGGCTCTGCTGGCGCTCATCATTTTCCTGCAATCACTGAGGCAAAAGCGAGTCGCATTCCACTGATTGTACTAACCGCTGACCGTCCATCTGAGCTACAATTCGTTGGTGCGCCTCAGACGGCTGATCAGACAAGATTTTTTGGTCATTTTGTGAATCACTACGAAAATCTTGAGACACCGCAGGAAACTAATTTTTGGACTTATCCGCGAAAAGTGGCACAACGTGCTTTCTTGGCAGCAATGGGTAATGCGGCTGGACCTGTACAAATCAATGTGCCGCTGCGCGACCCGCTTGTGCCTGAGCTCAATCCTAAATATTACGAAAAAGGGCGTTCTGCTCACGCTTTCCGTGTTTCTGCTGGGAAAATGACGACAAGTTTTGACGAAAAAATTTTCACGGATAAAACTTTGATTTTGGCTGGACCTGATGCAAATGCTGACGCTGACTCTCATCATGCGATTTTGAAATTGGCAGAACAGCTGAATGCACCGGCTCTAGCTGACCCTTTATCAAATTTGCGTCAAAGTAATCATCCTAATATCATTGACAGCTACGATGCTTTTTTGACTAATGCTGAGCTGAAAATGACGTTGAAACCTGAGCTTATCTTACTTTTTGGACAAATTCCTGTGTCAAAACGCGTTCAGCAATTTATCCAACTTCATGCAGACAGTGAATTTGTTCAGGTTGACCCTTCACTTTCTTATCGTAATCCTTCGCAAACGACGACCTATATGGTGCAAAGCGATGCGAAAACGTTTGCTGAGTCGGTTCAATTTGCCAATACGGACACAGCTTATCTGTCAAAATGGCAAACCGCGCAGCAACAAATGCGTGAAAAACTTGATACTGTGATCAATGAATCTGAAAGTTTTGAAGGACGATTTGTTGTTCAACTCCAAGAAAATTTCCCAGAAAATGGGCAAATGCTGGTGTCAAACAGCATGGAAATTCGCGATGTGGATTATTGGTGGCAAAAAGGAAAATCAACGGCAAAACTTTTTGGAAATCGTGGCGTGAACGGCATTGATGGCACAGAGTCAACGGCGCTTGGCTTGTCAACTACTGGACTGCCTACCGTTCTTTTGACGGGCGATTTGTCCATGCTGCATGACCTCAACGGGCTAATCATCGGCAAAACGCACGCGCTCAATCTGACGATTGTCCTTTTCAACAATGACGGCGGCGGGATTTTCCATCATTTGGCGCAAAAAGGCGTGCCGAATTTTGATTATCTCTTTTCTACACCTCACGGGCTGGACTTTTCAGCTTTGTCAGTACTGACAGGCTTGGATTATCATTTAGTTGATAGTTATGACGATTTTGACCAAATTTTTAGACGTTCTGTCAGTACTGACGGCATTCATTTGCTAGAAATTAAAACGGACAAAGACCGTAGTCTTGCCCTCCATAAGAAATACACGGAAAAATGA
- a CDS encoding isochorismate synthase — MNYIKTNLILNHPLSFWANFEGGERFFWYDSTQNQLIIGCERLKAIETPNASYPYAFYTQTFFNQIKGKLWEDFGGETLVFKHYFVKNNHESYMLSVDGTPEIKEGKFPLITHRVTEKSSDFGSWERLFNKIQENFAQHRSEKIVASRELEFTSDTGFNVESILQKLITNNPGCFIFAYQKGEKIFLGASPEILVQKQEEKILSFALAGTMPRLPLNDTALLHDSKNLHEHNIVVKKIRQSLLERAKRVTVGQTGIMTLKNVYHLKTVLTADNEDGSLIDWTKHLHPTPALGGEPKEEALNFLRKYETYERGLYAAPIGVIDAKGNGTIVVGIRSALIDGNTLHAYAGCGIVPSSDCLDEFNETKIKLKTILEAL, encoded by the coding sequence ATGAACTATATAAAAACAAATTTAATATTAAATCATCCCTTATCTTTTTGGGCTAACTTTGAGGGCGGAGAACGTTTCTTTTGGTATGACAGTACACAAAATCAATTGATTATAGGTTGTGAACGTCTTAAAGCAATCGAAACACCCAACGCTTCCTATCCTTATGCTTTCTATACTCAGACCTTTTTTAATCAAATTAAAGGGAAACTTTGGGAAGATTTTGGTGGAGAAACTTTAGTTTTCAAACATTATTTTGTAAAAAATAATCATGAATCCTATATGCTTTCAGTTGATGGAACTCCTGAAATTAAAGAGGGAAAATTCCCCCTCATCACTCACCGTGTAACTGAAAAATCTTCCGATTTTGGGTCATGGGAAAGACTTTTTAACAAAATTCAAGAAAATTTTGCCCAACATCGTAGTGAAAAAATTGTTGCTTCACGCGAACTTGAGTTTACCTCTGATACTGGTTTTAATGTTGAAAGTATCTTGCAAAAATTAATCACTAATAATCCTGGTTGTTTCATCTTCGCTTATCAGAAAGGGGAAAAGATTTTTCTTGGTGCTTCCCCAGAAATTCTTGTTCAAAAACAAGAAGAAAAAATTCTAAGTTTTGCTTTAGCAGGAACAATGCCTAGACTACCTCTGAATGATACAGCCCTTCTCCATGATTCTAAAAATTTGCATGAACATAATATTGTAGTCAAAAAAATTCGTCAAAGTCTTCTTGAACGGGCAAAACGTGTGACAGTGGGGCAGACGGGTATCATGACATTAAAAAATGTCTATCATCTCAAGACAGTGCTAACTGCAGATAATGAAGATGGCTCACTCATTGACTGGACCAAGCACCTCCATCCAACTCCTGCATTAGGGGGAGAGCCTAAAGAGGAGGCACTAAATTTTCTCAGGAAATATGAAACCTATGAACGTGGGCTTTATGCAGCGCCTATCGGTGTTATTGACGCTAAAGGAAATGGAACAATTGTGGTGGGAATTCGTTCTGCACTCATTGATGGGAATACACTTCATGCTTATGCAGGTTGTGGGATTGTTCCAAGTTCTGATTGTCTTGATGAGTTTAATGAAACAAAAATAAAATTAAAAACGATTTTAGAAGCTTTATGA
- the menH gene encoding 2-succinyl-6-hydroxy-2,4-cyclohexadiene-1-carboxylate synthase, with protein MNFTEQIFEIDGLKYAVKSHGVGKPLFALHGFSEDSSTWDLLDISGYQIFSIDLIGHGNSSKPTELTAYSLENLLTALHQLFCQLADGKSFSLLGYSMGGRIALRYCLAYPLAPVEHLILESTGSGLATELEREQRRISDETLAQKILTNGSSWFADFWGNLALFDSQKKLSADLQKQIWQRRTANAPHSLANTLRATGQGQLEDVSDHIDEINADILYLSGALDTKYTQIARETFAPHPHIKTVNIENVGHNIHLENPEIYNKILTEYLCYNEEE; from the coding sequence ATGAATTTTACTGAACAAATTTTTGAAATTGATGGTTTAAAATATGCCGTAAAAAGTCATGGTGTAGGCAAGCCGCTTTTTGCGCTGCACGGCTTCTCGGAAGACTCCAGCACTTGGGATTTGCTTGATATCTCGGGCTATCAGATTTTTTCCATTGACCTTATCGGACATGGAAATTCATCAAAACCGACTGAACTGACCGCTTACAGCCTCGAAAATCTGCTGACAGCGCTTCATCAACTTTTCTGTCAGCTGGCTGACGGGAAATCTTTTAGCCTTTTGGGCTATTCGATGGGCGGACGGATTGCTTTGCGCTACTGCCTTGCCTATCCTTTGGCGCCTGTTGAGCATTTGATTTTGGAGTCAACGGGAAGTGGTCTCGCAACGGAGCTAGAGCGCGAGCAGCGACGGATTTCTGATGAAACACTTGCTCAAAAGATTTTGACAAACGGCTCAAGTTGGTTCGCTGATTTCTGGGGAAATCTAGCCCTTTTTGACAGCCAAAAAAAGCTGTCAGCAGACTTACAAAAGCAAATTTGGCAACGTCGCACTGCAAATGCTCCTCACTCCCTTGCTAACACACTACGTGCAACTGGACAGGGTCAACTTGAAGATGTTTCTGATCATATTGATGAAATAAACGCAGATATACTTTATCTTTCAGGCGCTTTAGATACAAAATATACTCAGATTGCAAGAGAAACTTTCGCCCCACATCCTCATATCAAAACGGTCAATATTGAGAATGTTGGTCATAATATTCATCTGGAAAATCCTGAGATTTACAATAAAATATTGACAGAATATTTGTGTTATAATGAGGAGGAATAA
- a CDS encoding LPXTG cell wall anchor domain-containing protein encodes MNKRMKKFFISMGFLIVIAYPFSISAQEATVRTTQGTVGFTGTFPSKEKPISSSSQKPIASSGNKELPKTGESNASSMEWIGLGLLNLTAGLVYLRRSR; translated from the coding sequence TTGAATAAAAGAATGAAAAAATTTTTTATCTCCATGGGGTTCTTGATAGTGATTGCTTACCCCTTCTCTATCTCCGCTCAAGAAGCAACCGTGCGTACGACTCAGGGAACAGTTGGTTTCACTGGTACCTTTCCCTCTAAGGAAAAACCAATATCCAGCTCATCCCAAAAGCCGATAGCGAGTTCTGGGAATAAAGAACTTCCTAAAACGGGAGAAAGCAATGCATCATCTATGGAATGGATAGGGTTAGGGTTACTTAACCTGACTGCTGGACTGGTTTACTTAAGAAGAAGTAGATAA
- a CDS encoding DUF916 and DUF3324 domain-containing protein → MKQKKIKKILVAILLTLILFLGVKVTYAATSDFTVSPTIPQNQVEGNHGYFNLLMKPGTSQEISINLSNTTSHSITVEMSFARSTTNGNGLAIYDATMDKADESLKYNIEDYVKLPQKEITLAAHSQTAVISKVTMPTSDFNGVLAGGFAFKEKNSESSANPKNGVSIINEYRYVIALVMQQNTKAVSPQLHLNQVEASQINSRNIISANLQNSASAYLQDMNASATVKGITHPELKYSIQSSEMKMAPNSNFDLAIPVSIQGNMANQTSKALQPGKYHLSMTVYGVKNAEGRYQTTVNGQTVKYEYKWNFERDFEIAGAKASKLNRSDPTVRYKEPINWLMIIGIALILIIVLLIFLIFISKRKKDSHKQNDE, encoded by the coding sequence ATGAAACAGAAGAAAATCAAAAAAATCTTAGTGGCTATCTTGCTTACCCTAATATTATTTCTAGGAGTTAAGGTTACTTACGCGGCAACTTCTGATTTCACCGTTAGCCCAACTATTCCTCAAAATCAAGTTGAAGGAAATCATGGTTACTTTAATTTATTAATGAAGCCAGGAACAAGCCAGGAGATATCAATTAATCTAAGTAATACAACATCACATTCTATTACAGTTGAAATGTCATTTGCGCGTTCAACTACAAATGGAAATGGTTTAGCTATTTATGATGCTACGATGGATAAAGCAGACGAATCGTTAAAGTACAACATTGAAGATTACGTTAAACTTCCACAGAAAGAGATAACACTTGCTGCTCATTCTCAGACAGCAGTTATCTCAAAAGTAACAATGCCAACTAGTGATTTTAATGGAGTTTTAGCAGGTGGTTTTGCTTTTAAAGAAAAAAACTCAGAATCATCAGCAAATCCTAAAAATGGAGTTTCAATTATTAACGAATATCGTTATGTTATCGCGCTTGTCATGCAGCAAAATACAAAAGCTGTTTCTCCCCAACTCCATCTCAACCAAGTTGAAGCTTCACAAATTAATTCAAGAAATATTATTTCTGCCAATCTTCAAAATTCTGCATCAGCTTATCTTCAAGATATGAATGCATCAGCTACGGTTAAAGGAATCACACATCCAGAATTAAAATATAGCATTCAAAGTTCTGAGATGAAAATGGCTCCAAATTCCAATTTTGACTTAGCTATTCCAGTATCTATCCAAGGGAATATGGCTAATCAAACTTCTAAAGCACTGCAGCCTGGGAAATATCATCTTTCTATGACGGTCTATGGTGTAAAAAATGCAGAAGGGCGTTATCAAACAACCGTTAATGGTCAAACTGTAAAGTATGAATATAAATGGAATTTTGAAAGAGACTTTGAGATTGCAGGAGCAAAAGCAAGTAAGCTCAATCGTAGTGACCCAACAGTACGCTATAAAGAACCAATTAATTGGTTAATGATTATCGGAATTGCGCTCATCCTCATTATAGTGCTATTGATATTCCTAATCTTTATCTCTAAACGTAAAAAAGATAGCCATAAACAGAATGACGAGTAG